One segment of Theobroma cacao cultivar B97-61/B2 chromosome 9, Criollo_cocoa_genome_V2, whole genome shotgun sequence DNA contains the following:
- the LOC18589470 gene encoding DNA-directed RNA polymerases II and IV subunit 5A, whose product MSVSDEQITKLFKARRTVLQMLRDRGYSVDDSDIKTTRQQFIEKFGDNIHLKRDDLLIHCNKGDAPIDQIYVFFPAELKVGVPMVRNCAKRMKADNVFNAILVVQKALTAPAKAAINEINSYFHLDVFEEAELLTNITEHMFVPKHTVLTDQEKKKLLEKYRVKETQLPRILVSDPVARYYGMKHGQVVKITRESVTADTYDTYRYAV is encoded by the exons ATGTCGGTGTCTGACGAACAAATCACAAAGCTATTCAAAGCTCGTAGAACAGTTTTGCAGATGCTGAGGGATAGGGGATATTCTGTTGATGATTCGGATATTAAAACGACAAGACAACAATTCATTGAGAAATTTGGTGACAATATCCACCTCAAAAGGGATGATCTTTTGATCCATTGCAACAAAGGAGATGCTCCAATTGATCAG ATTTATGTCTTCTTTCCTGCAGAACTAAAGGTTGGTGTTCCTATGGTAAGAAACTGTGCAAAGCGTATGAAAGCAGATAATGTCTTTAATGCAATTTTGGTCGTTCAAAAAGCTTTGACAGCCCCTGCTAAAGCAGCgataaatgaaattaattcatattttcatttgGATGTTTTCGAg GAGGCGGAGTTGTTGACCAATATCACAGAACATATGTTCGTCCCCAAGCATACAGTACTGACAGatcaagaaaagaagaaattacTGGAAAAATACAGGGTAAAGGAAACACAG CTACCTCGTATTCTGGTTAGTGATCCAGTTGCTAGATATTATGGTATGAAGCACGGACAAGTTGTCAAGATTACTCGAGAAAGTGTGACTGCTGATACATATGACACATACCGATATGCTGTATGA